The Podospora bellae-mahoneyi strain CBS 112042 chromosome 7, whole genome shotgun sequence genomic sequence TAGTAGACTGACTTGATCGACTCCTCACTGGtgaagccctcctcctcttgactCTTGTGCCGACAGTACTGAAACCCATGGGTATCCAGGCGGTAGTCGTCTTCGTCCCCTGTTATGTCCGTGACGGTGAACTCGTGAGGGAGGTGTGGCCTCTTGTTCGTCACCTTTCCTTCGCCGATGAAGATGGGGGTCGGGGGCAAGCCATCTCCCGGGTCGTCCCAGTAGTTGAGTGTGGTCTGTACATTGTGCTTCTCCGTCAAGGCCATGGTCGCTTGCTGTCTCTCCAATAACTCTAACAGCCCTCTCGGAACAAGCCTGCCACGGCGTCACGTTTTAAGGTGGTAGCAGCACGCAGACGAGGTCGCCAACTGCCGGTATTTTCCGGTCGAATTATCCACGAAGGACAGCTTCCGGAGGAACGCATTCCGGTTGGCAGTCGGCTTGGCAGGGTACCACCCAAGATTAACCGCCGGTCGGGTCGTAATCGTGACACCAGCCAGAGTCCCGTGACGGCTTTCCACTCAACTTCCAACTAATGAGCCAGGACTGTTCGGTCTAGTCAACGCTTGGTACCTAGTCGGCCAGAGAAAGAATGGCCCAGGACGGTTTTGTCCTTGTTTCTCGAGAAAGCCAGATCACCAAGAAGAGCCACGCGGCGGCCAACACCGCCCCAACTCGCCAGCATGAGGGCCCTCACGACCATCTGGCTGAAATTGCCTCATTTGTCGACAGTCAGTCGGAGAAGCTGTGGCACTTGAACAAGTTCATCCACAGCAATCCTGAGCCGGCTTTTCAGGAGTTCAAGGCTCATGAAGCTCTCACCAAGTTTATGCAATCGCGGCCTGAGCGCTGGCAAGTGACGTCGTCTGCTTGCGGAATTGAGACAGCATGGATAGCAGTCTACGATAGCGGCAGAAAGGGACCAGCCGTCTCTTTCAATGTGGAGATGGGTAGGTCGACCTCTTTTGGACTCGCCTCTTTGCTCATAATGTTGACATTGGTCAGATGccctccccaatcttggTCATGCTTGTGGTCACAACCTTATCGCCTCTGCTTCCCTCGCTGGAGCACTCGCGACGGCCCATATCATTGAGAAGCACTCTTTGGCCGGAAAGGTTTATGTCTTTGGCACcccaggagaagaagggtacCACGGGGGTAAAATCCAGCTTCTCAACCGAGGTGCCTACGACAAGGTTGATATCTCCCTCATATCTCACCCTTCCATTTTGAACAACTCGCCACTTGTTCGAACCACAGCCTTCTGCCGACTTGAGGTGGAATTCTTTGGCCGGGCAGCCCATGCGGCCAATGCTCCGTGGCAGGGAATCAACGCTTTGGATGCGCTGGTGGCGTCCTACAACTCCATCTCGATGTTGCGTCAACAGACGCAGCCGAGCGATATCATCGGTTTTGCCATTACCAACGGCGGGGGAGATGCTACCAATGTTATCCACGCGTACTCGTCGGCTGTGTGCACGATTCGATCCTCGAGCGCGTCCCGTGTCGATACGCTGGCTGACAAAGTCGGCGCGTGCTTTGATGCCGGTGCTCAGGCTACTGGTTGCACTGTGGAGATCAAGGTGATCAAGGGATACAAAGATCATGTCCCCAACATGCATTTGGCCGCTTCGTTTGCTGAACATTGGAGCTCACTGCCAGACCCGTATCCCGTTGGGCCGGAA encodes the following:
- a CDS encoding hypothetical protein (MEROPS:MER0014418; COG:S; EggNog:ENOG503NUFT) codes for the protein MAQDGFVLVSRESQITKKSHAAANTAPTRQHEGPHDHLAEIASFVDSQSEKLWHLNKFIHSNPEPAFQEFKAHEALTKFMQSRPERWQVTSSACGIETAWIAVYDSGRKGPAVSFNVEMDALPNLGHACGHNLIASASLAGALATAHIIEKHSLAGKVYVFGTPGEEGYHGGKIQLLNRGAYDKVDISLISHPSILNNSPLVRTTAFCRLEVEFFGRAAHAANAPWQGINALDALVASYNSISMLRQQTQPSDIIGFAITNGGGDATNVIHAYSSAVCTIRSSSASRVDTLADKVGACFDAGAQATGCTVEIKVIKGYKDHVPNMHLAASFAEHWSSLPDPYPVGPELRADERGYTYVKASTDQGDISHALPSINVSFAIPAGPEKGGPHSADFEKAAGTKWAFDRALRVGKGMAGVAVDVLTRDGFLDTVKGEWRERFGVEKKL